From Xiphophorus hellerii strain 12219 chromosome 20, Xiphophorus_hellerii-4.1, whole genome shotgun sequence, the proteins below share one genomic window:
- the LOC116710572 gene encoding troponin I, slow skeletal muscle-like, producing MMPEKMPERKSKISASRKLMLKSLMVAKAKEELEQEMEEKEEQKAKYLEEKVPPAPVTGLSLEELKALCEELHSKIDVVDEERYNIEAKVLHNTREIKDLNIKVLDLRGKFKRPNLRRVRVSADAILRSLLGSKHKVSMDLRANLKSVKKEDTEKEKTVEVSDWRKNVEAMSGMEGRKKMFDAAKGQIQ from the exons ATGATGCCTGAGAAAAT GCCAGAG agaaaatctaaaatctcAGCCTCTAGGAAGCTCATGCTTAAG AGCTTGATGGTTGCAAAAGCGaaggaggagctggagcaggaaatggaagaaaaagaggagcaaaaagcaaaataccTTGAAGAGAAAGTTCCTCCAGCACCAGTCACTGGTTTGTCACTGGAGGAGCTAAAG GCATTATGTGAAGAGCTGCATTCCAAAATAGATGTAGTGGATGAAGAACGGTATAATATTGAAGCCAAGGTCTTGCACAACACCAGAGAG ATTAAAGATCTGAACATCAAAGTGCTGGACTTGAGAGGGAAGTTCAAAAGGCCCAATCTGAGACGGGTCCGGGTCTCCGCTGATGCCATTCTGCGCTCCCTACTGGGCTCCAAGCACAAGGTGTCCATGGATCTGAGAGCCAACCTCAAATCTGTGAAGAAGGAGGACACAGAAAAG GAAAAGACAGTGGAAGTGAGCGACTGGAGGAAGAATGTGGAAGCCATGTCAGGAATGGAGGGGCGCAAGAAGATGTTTGATGCAGCCAAAGGCCAGATCCAGTAA
- the LOC116710571 gene encoding LOW QUALITY PROTEIN: cysteine and glycine-rich protein 1-like (The sequence of the model RefSeq protein was modified relative to this genomic sequence to represent the inferred CDS: deleted 1 base in 1 codon), with product MPFGGGNKCGCCQKTVYFAEEVQCEGKSWHKSCFLCMVCKKNLDSTTVAVHGDEIYCKSCYGKKYGPKGYGFGGGAGTLSMDTGEGLGIKPEVQAPHRPTNNPNASKFAQKSSGSEVCPRCGKTVYAAEKVVGGGNSWHKGCFRCAKCGKGLESTTLADRDGEIYCKGCYAKNFGPKGFGFGQGAGALAHSQ from the exons ATGCCTTTTGGAGGAGGAAACAAGTGTGGCTGCTGCCAGAAAACTGTCTACTTTGCTGAGGAAGTGCAGTGTGAAGGGAAGAGCTGGcataaatcctgttttctgtGCA TGGTCTGTAAAAAGAACTTGGACAGCACGACTGTGGCTGTGCATGGAGATGAGATCTACTGCAAGTCGTGCTATGGCAAGAAATATGGACCAAAAGGCTACGGATtcggaggaggagcaggaacCCTGAGTATGGACACAGGAGAAGGACTTGGAATCAAACCTGAAGT ACAAGCTCCTCACCGACCTACAAATAATCCCAACGCCTCCAAATTCGCCCAGAAATCATCAGGGTCAGAAGTGTGTCCACGATGTGGGAAAACAGTGTAC GCAGCAGAGAAGGTTGTTGGTGGAGGCAAT tcGTGGCATAAGGGCTGTTTTCGCTGTGCTAAGTGTGGTAAAGGCCTGGAGTCCACGACCCTTGCTGACAGGGACGGAGAGATCTACTGCAAAG GGTGCTACGCAAAGAACTTTGGCCCAAAAGGCTTCGGTTTCGGGCAGGGTGCAGGAGCTCTGGCTCATTCACAGTGA